The nucleotide window GCCCATCGGTCTGCCCTCACGGCGCCCGGAACGCCGCCGCGGCTTTGCTTCGAGCGCTACAGAGCCGCGAGAGTTGAACGCCTCATTTGCAAGCTCCGTCGCACTACGCCCGTCCACGTGGGCTCTGAATACCGCCGCGTCGCTTCATGCGCTGCCGGGCGGCCAAGTTTAAGCGCTCCCACCCCGTCCTGCACGACCGCCGGGTTTAAGCGCCCCGCCACCGTGCGGCCCCGCGTGCAAAAGCCCACGAGAATTCGCCCCGCCTCCACCTCCGGTCGTGATACAATTGCCCTGCAGGCTTCGGGACGGATGCCTCTCTTTTCGCGACGCCCCGGCCCCTGCATCTTCCACACGGGGGTGATTGTCCATGTCGACAACTTTCTTCGACGCCGTGAAGAACCGCCGGTCCTACTACGGCATCTCCAAGAGGAGCCCGGTCTCCGACGAGCGGATACGGGAGATCATCGAGCATGCGGTGAAGTACTGCCCGTCGGCGTTCAACTCTCAGGGCGGGCGCATCGTTCTGCTGTTGGGCGCGGAAAGCGACGAGTTCTGGAGCATGCTCAGGGAGGCCCTGAGAAAGATAGTCCCGCCGGAGAAGTTCGGGCCTACTGACAGAAAGATGGACGGCTTCGCCGCCTCGTACGGCACCGTGCTCTTCTTCGAGGACGAGCGCCCTGTGAAGGAGCTCCAGAAGAAATTCCCCAAGTACGCGGAGGAGTTCCCTCGCTGGTCCGACCACTCGTCGGGGATGCTTCAGTTCATAGTGTGGGCGGGGCTCGAGTCCGAGGGCTTCGGCGCGTCTTTGCAGCACTACGCGCCTCTGATCGACGAGGCCGTCAGGCGCAGGTGGGGAACCCCGCCCGAGTGGCGCCTGATCGCCCAGATGCCGTTCGGCGCGCCGACCGAGGCCCCGGGCGACAAGGAGTTCAAGCCCCTGGAGGATCGTGTTCTGGTCTTTGAA belongs to Synergistaceae bacterium and includes:
- a CDS encoding nitroreductase family protein, which translates into the protein MSTTFFDAVKNRRSYYGISKRSPVSDERIREIIEHAVKYCPSAFNSQGGRIVLLLGAESDEFWSMLREALRKIVPPEKFGPTDRKMDGFAASYGTVLFFEDERPVKELQKKFPKYAEEFPRWSDHSSGMLQFIVWAGLESEGFGASLQHYAPLIDEAVRRRWGTPPEWRLIAQMPFGAPTEAPGDKEFKPLEDRVLVFE